A genomic segment from Lignipirellula cremea encodes:
- a CDS encoding ABC transporter ATP-binding protein, with product MIELRRLHRRFGSTRAVDDISFSVKKGQVFGYIGPNGAGKTTSMRILATLDLPTHGDARVDGFSVVDDPDRVRRRLGFMPDYFGTYPNVDCLEYLDFFARAHGLRGAERRNALDRVLTFTGLDVLAEKPTRGLSKGMKQRLCLGRAMIHDPAVLILDEPAAGLDPRARIELREMIRALAADGKTVLVSSHILTELAEICDVVGIIEQGQLLAVGSVDEILHARVRQGEKKLNGVRIRVLGGAGPVAEWLAARDGIENIRVDGELLNYTHPADRQAEADTLRELVLGGFRIAEFASHAASLEDVFLEVTKGRVQ from the coding sequence ATGATCGAGCTGCGCCGTTTGCATCGCCGTTTCGGCAGCACGCGAGCGGTCGATGACATTTCTTTCTCGGTCAAAAAGGGCCAGGTGTTTGGCTACATCGGCCCCAACGGCGCCGGCAAAACCACCAGCATGCGAATTCTGGCGACGCTCGACCTGCCGACGCATGGCGATGCGCGGGTCGATGGGTTTTCTGTCGTCGACGATCCTGACCGCGTCCGCCGCCGGCTGGGGTTCATGCCCGACTATTTTGGCACCTATCCCAACGTCGATTGCCTCGAGTATCTCGACTTTTTCGCCAGGGCGCATGGACTGCGGGGTGCAGAACGTCGGAATGCGCTCGACCGCGTGCTGACTTTTACCGGCCTCGACGTGCTGGCCGAGAAACCGACGCGTGGGCTCTCCAAAGGGATGAAGCAGCGACTCTGCCTGGGCCGCGCCATGATCCACGATCCGGCGGTGCTGATTCTCGACGAGCCGGCCGCGGGACTCGATCCACGGGCCCGCATTGAACTGCGAGAAATGATCAGGGCGCTCGCCGCCGACGGCAAAACGGTCCTGGTCAGTTCGCACATTCTGACCGAGCTGGCGGAAATTTGCGATGTCGTCGGCATCATCGAGCAGGGCCAGCTGCTGGCGGTGGGATCCGTCGACGAAATCCTCCACGCCCGGGTCCGCCAGGGGGAGAAAAAACTCAACGGCGTGCGTATCCGTGTGCTGGGCGGAGCAGGGCCCGTGGCGGAATGGCTGGCCGCTCGCGATGGGATCGAGAACATTCGAGTCGACGGCGAGTTGTTGAACTACACCCATCCGGCCGATCGCCAGGCGGAAGCAGATACGCTGCGGGAGCTAGTCCTGGGCGGATTTCGTATCGCCGAGTTCGCCAGCCACGCCGCCAGTCTGGAAGATGTGTTCCTGGAAGTCACTAAAGGGAGAGTACAGTGA
- a CDS encoding single-stranded DNA-binding protein, producing MASYNRVVLIGNLTRKPELRYTSAGGTAVTDIGIAVNDRRKTHTGEWVEETTFVDCTLWGRTAEIACEHLDKGSPILLEGRLKLDTWETDGQKRSKLKVVGERMQILKWPDKPGGGGGGGGNKRSYDESEYSAPASSDYSDQTSDDGDIPF from the coding sequence ATGGCCAGTTATAATCGAGTCGTACTCATCGGAAACCTCACGCGGAAGCCGGAACTCCGGTACACCAGTGCGGGCGGAACGGCCGTGACCGACATCGGCATTGCGGTGAACGATCGTCGTAAAACCCACACCGGGGAATGGGTCGAAGAAACAACCTTCGTCGATTGCACGCTGTGGGGACGTACGGCCGAAATCGCCTGCGAACACCTCGATAAAGGCTCCCCCATTCTGCTTGAGGGTCGGCTCAAACTCGACACCTGGGAAACCGATGGGCAAAAACGCTCCAAGCTGAAGGTTGTCGGTGAACGGATGCAAATCCTGAAATGGCCCGACAAGCCCGGCGGTGGAGGCGGTGGCGGCGGCAATAAACGCAGCTACGACGAATCCGAATACAGCGCGCCGGCCAGCAGCGACTACTCCGACCAGACCTCCGACGACGGCGATATTCCGTTCTAG
- a CDS encoding hydrolase — protein sequence MTDTPAESLPRSPELMSREDTGLLVVDVQGKLVGLIPDHDRLIWNVRRLIDGARILGLPVAATEQYPQGLGPTTPELAERLEAIASKLRFSCGECGSIFSNWREAGVYKILVAGIEAHVCVQQTVLDLLSAGFQVYVAVDAAGSRFPIDYDIALRRMEAAGAMLTTTEAALFEWCEVAGSPEFKQISQLVREAAPG from the coding sequence ATGACGGACACGCCCGCCGAATCGTTGCCTCGCAGTCCTGAGCTCATGTCGCGCGAGGACACGGGCCTGCTGGTGGTCGATGTCCAGGGGAAGCTGGTCGGTCTGATCCCCGACCATGACCGGCTGATCTGGAATGTCCGGCGTCTGATCGATGGCGCCAGAATCCTGGGGCTGCCGGTCGCGGCGACCGAGCAGTACCCGCAAGGGCTGGGCCCAACCACGCCCGAGCTGGCGGAACGGCTGGAAGCGATCGCTTCCAAGCTGCGTTTCAGCTGTGGCGAATGCGGGTCGATCTTTTCTAATTGGCGCGAGGCGGGTGTCTACAAGATCCTGGTCGCCGGGATCGAAGCCCATGTCTGCGTGCAGCAAACGGTGCTCGATCTGCTCTCGGCCGGGTTCCAGGTGTACGTCGCGGTCGATGCGGCCGGCTCCCGGTTTCCGATCGATTACGACATCGCCCTCCGCCGGATGGAAGCCGCCGGCGCCATGCTGACCACAACCGAAGCGGCCCTGTTTGAATGGTGCGAAGTCGCCGGCAGCCCCGAGTTCAAGCAGATCAGCCAGCTCGTCCGCGAAGCGGCGCCCGGTTAA
- a CDS encoding co-chaperone GroES, with amino-acid sequence MGKARKAAFEYVEPIGMRVLVRKDEPKRETKGGIALPDAAEIPTITGRIVTISTQIENDPDVPLRQYDKVLFHPKNAIPVDFESDNQLFVVPVEDVVAVFRRQDGEGA; translated from the coding sequence ATGGGAAAAGCCCGCAAAGCAGCGTTCGAGTACGTAGAGCCGATCGGCATGCGCGTCCTGGTGCGCAAAGATGAACCGAAGCGGGAGACCAAAGGCGGGATCGCTTTGCCTGATGCGGCGGAAATCCCAACCATTACCGGCCGCATTGTGACGATCTCCACCCAGATTGAAAACGATCCCGACGTCCCCCTCCGGCAGTACGATAAAGTGCTGTTCCATCCCAAGAACGCGATTCCGGTCGACTTTGAGTCCGACAACCAGTTGTTTGTGGTTCCGGTCGAAGACGTCGTCGCCGTCTTCCGCCGCCAGGACGGCGAAGGCGCCTGA
- a CDS encoding STN domain-containing protein: MRRFNCFLGLLAVLAAGGFCLAQLPLGSSQQEPAAVVASSPAGAKAIAPSQQVKSPDALVQPQTSSLAIAVPPPEAAAEAAIRAALDQPFAFEGIVTPLHQVASFIQKNHQIQVEIDRPALTEEGLDPSMEITFQANNRTLRSSLNRMLQGTGLAWYIADETLLISTRDEVESHPVTRVYPVDDLTVENATTTNRYHGSRSSLRPAELINMISSLIAPDSWDPYGESGVIEGASLGGREVLLVSQTEAVHDQVAELLRQIRAVPPAPRPEEPATDLRVHPLSDNAAKVRQEIIDMVQQTVEPESWEQPGIFLKPAASVLVIRQSPANQRKIEELLSEINMHTTPFVFPTFSGDQGDGGGMSGSDN; encoded by the coding sequence ATGCGACGATTCAATTGTTTTCTTGGTTTGCTGGCGGTCCTGGCGGCCGGGGGTTTCTGCCTGGCGCAACTTCCCCTGGGAAGTTCGCAACAGGAGCCGGCGGCGGTAGTCGCGTCGTCGCCAGCCGGCGCGAAGGCGATCGCTCCATCGCAGCAGGTCAAATCGCCTGACGCGCTCGTTCAGCCACAAACGTCCAGTCTGGCGATTGCTGTTCCTCCGCCGGAAGCAGCGGCGGAGGCCGCCATTCGCGCGGCGCTCGACCAGCCTTTTGCCTTCGAAGGTATAGTGACGCCGCTGCACCAGGTGGCTTCTTTCATCCAGAAAAATCATCAGATCCAGGTGGAAATCGACCGCCCCGCCCTGACTGAAGAAGGCCTCGACCCCAGCATGGAGATCACCTTCCAGGCGAACAACCGCACGCTGCGGTCTTCGCTGAACCGCATGCTCCAGGGAACGGGACTCGCCTGGTACATTGCCGACGAAACGCTGCTGATCTCCACCCGTGACGAAGTTGAGAGTCACCCCGTCACCCGCGTCTATCCGGTGGACGACCTGACGGTTGAAAACGCCACAACGACGAACCGCTACCACGGCTCGCGCTCCTCGTTACGGCCCGCGGAGTTGATCAACATGATCTCCTCCCTGATTGCCCCCGATTCCTGGGACCCGTACGGCGAATCAGGAGTGATCGAAGGCGCCAGCCTGGGCGGCCGGGAGGTCCTGTTGGTATCGCAGACCGAAGCGGTGCATGACCAGGTCGCCGAGCTGCTGCGGCAGATTCGAGCGGTCCCGCCAGCGCCGCGGCCGGAAGAGCCGGCAACCGACCTGCGCGTCCATCCGCTGTCGGACAATGCGGCCAAAGTCCGGCAAGAGATCATCGACATGGTGCAGCAGACGGTGGAGCCGGAAAGCTGGGAGCAGCCAGGCATCTTCCTCAAGCCAGCGGCGAGCGTGCTGGTGATCCGCCAGTCCCCTGCCAACCAGCGCAAGATCGAGGAGCTGCTGTCGGAGATCAACATGCACACCACGCCCTTCGTCTTCCCCACTTTTTCAGGCGATCAAGGCGATGGCGGCGGCATGTCGGGCTCCGACAATTAG
- a CDS encoding alpha/beta hydrolase, whose translation MLQRLADLLILRPSRRPIMVEGKSRRLVPGACGSLELWSEKQGEGPPDVVVLKFPGAAGRAERATVHPAECWPDLTVEVLSVNLHGYGGSDPPASVRSLPAAAEAAWRHAVEQAAGRPIILVGNSLGVVSALYLAARFPCAGLVLRNGPPLHELIVGRFGWWNFNLGARMIARQVPGELASAANASLSTAPAVFLLSGQDRIVPPRFQQPVIDAYAGEKRVVTFAQADHVDAGDAAEMASYKAALQWLRAAILPTSP comes from the coding sequence ATGCTGCAGCGTCTGGCCGATCTGCTGATCCTGCGTCCCAGTCGACGTCCGATCATGGTCGAAGGAAAATCGCGGCGCCTGGTTCCCGGCGCCTGCGGCTCCCTGGAATTGTGGTCCGAAAAACAGGGCGAAGGCCCGCCAGATGTTGTTGTTCTTAAATTTCCCGGCGCTGCTGGGAGAGCGGAACGGGCCACGGTGCATCCGGCGGAATGCTGGCCCGACCTGACCGTCGAAGTCCTGTCCGTCAACCTGCATGGGTATGGCGGCAGTGATCCGCCGGCCAGCGTTCGCTCCCTTCCCGCCGCGGCGGAGGCTGCCTGGCGGCATGCGGTCGAGCAGGCCGCCGGTCGCCCCATCATTCTTGTCGGCAATAGCCTGGGCGTGGTTTCCGCCCTCTATCTGGCCGCGCGTTTTCCCTGCGCCGGCCTGGTGTTGCGCAATGGACCGCCCTTGCACGAGTTGATTGTCGGCCGGTTTGGCTGGTGGAATTTCAACCTGGGCGCCCGCATGATCGCCCGGCAGGTCCCGGGCGAACTGGCGTCGGCGGCGAACGCCAGCCTTTCCACGGCCCCGGCCGTGTTTCTGCTGTCGGGTCAGGATCGCATCGTCCCGCCCCGCTTCCAGCAGCCCGTGATCGATGCCTACGCCGGCGAGAAACGGGTCGTCACCTTTGCCCAGGCCGATCACGTTGATGCAGGCGATGCGGCCGAAATGGCGTCTTACAAGGCAGCCCTGCAGTGGCTGCGAGCCGCCATCCTGCCCACTTCCCCGTAG
- the lysS gene encoding lysine--tRNA ligase, whose protein sequence is MTSEESQSGGESAIEAARRAKLQRIIELGVDPYGGRFDDRLSVADIRDSASSVILRGESGDTLDVPELEKREEVSDDGEVKSHYVVAVDGEEVEFRQWLSTQGKAEFVGPTVRAAGRIVLQREQGNLRFIDIQDWTGRIQLFIGKKQVGPENWELIRCLDLGDLIGVDGELKRTKTGELSIFATEVHVLCKTLDPPPGKRHGVKDAEMRQRMRYVDLAYSEGSLDRFLNRTRIVQSIRHTLADTGFVEVEGPTLHTIAGGAAARPFVTHHNALDMKLFMRIALELHLKRLLVGGVERVYELGRVYRNEGISPRHNPEFTMLEAYQAYGDYRSMMDLTERLILDAIDAIGAPRQLPWGEKTIDFSPPFARRTYDELFAENTGIDPHDEEAIRTLAGKIGFETAGKHVDVIKNEIFEEKVEDALVGPIFVIDYPASICPLTKRKKDNPAVAERFELFIQGMEIANAYTELNDPDLQQELFETQLAGQAEEDSMAKMDHDFIRALRNGMPPAGGLGVGIDRLVMLLTNSQSIRDVILFPVLRPEASSARAAEAESETASEE, encoded by the coding sequence ATGACGAGCGAAGAATCCCAGTCCGGCGGCGAATCCGCCATTGAAGCAGCTCGCCGCGCCAAGCTGCAGCGCATTATCGAACTCGGCGTCGACCCCTATGGGGGACGGTTCGACGACCGGTTGTCGGTCGCCGATATCCGCGATTCGGCCTCCTCGGTCATTCTTCGCGGCGAATCGGGCGATACGCTCGACGTGCCCGAACTGGAAAAACGCGAGGAAGTTTCCGACGACGGCGAGGTAAAATCCCACTACGTGGTGGCCGTCGACGGCGAAGAAGTCGAGTTCCGCCAGTGGTTGTCGACCCAGGGCAAGGCTGAGTTCGTCGGCCCGACCGTACGGGCCGCCGGCCGGATTGTGCTGCAACGCGAACAGGGGAACCTGCGGTTTATCGATATCCAGGACTGGACCGGCCGCATCCAGTTGTTCATCGGCAAGAAGCAGGTCGGACCCGAGAACTGGGAGCTGATCAGGTGCCTGGACCTGGGCGACCTGATCGGCGTCGACGGAGAACTCAAGCGGACCAAAACGGGCGAGCTGTCGATCTTCGCCACCGAAGTGCATGTGCTCTGCAAGACGCTTGACCCGCCGCCGGGCAAGCGGCATGGCGTCAAGGACGCAGAAATGCGGCAGCGGATGCGGTACGTGGATCTGGCGTATTCGGAAGGCTCGCTCGACCGTTTCCTCAACCGCACGCGGATTGTGCAGTCGATTCGTCATACGCTGGCCGATACCGGATTCGTCGAAGTCGAAGGCCCCACGCTGCACACCATCGCCGGCGGGGCGGCCGCCCGACCGTTTGTCACGCATCATAACGCGCTCGACATGAAGCTGTTCATGCGGATCGCGCTGGAGCTGCATCTGAAGCGGTTGCTGGTCGGCGGCGTGGAACGGGTGTACGAGCTGGGACGCGTCTATCGGAACGAGGGGATCAGCCCCCGGCACAATCCCGAGTTCACCATGCTGGAAGCGTACCAGGCGTACGGCGATTATCGCAGCATGATGGACCTGACCGAGCGTCTTATCCTGGACGCGATCGACGCCATCGGCGCCCCGCGGCAGTTGCCCTGGGGGGAGAAGACGATCGACTTCTCGCCGCCGTTCGCCCGCCGTACGTACGACGAGCTGTTCGCCGAGAACACAGGCATCGATCCGCACGATGAAGAAGCCATCCGCACGCTGGCCGGCAAGATTGGTTTTGAAACGGCTGGGAAGCATGTTGATGTTATCAAGAATGAGATCTTCGAAGAAAAGGTCGAAGACGCGCTGGTCGGTCCGATCTTTGTGATCGACTACCCGGCCAGCATCTGCCCTTTGACGAAGCGGAAAAAGGATAACCCGGCCGTCGCCGAGCGGTTTGAGCTGTTCATTCAAGGGATGGAGATCGCCAACGCCTATACGGAGCTGAACGATCCCGACCTGCAGCAGGAACTGTTTGAAACGCAGCTGGCGGGCCAGGCCGAAGAAGATTCGATGGCCAAAATGGACCACGACTTTATCCGCGCCCTGCGCAACGGCATGCCGCCCGCCGGCGGTCTGGGTGTCGGCATCGATCGGCTGGTGATGCTGCTGACCAATTCCCAGTCGATCCGCGATGTGATCCTGTTCCCCGTGCTGCGGCCCGAAGCGTCCTCCGCCCGGGCGGCGGAAGCGGAATCGGAAACGGCATCGGAAGAGTAA
- a CDS encoding 50S ribosomal protein L25, producing the protein MSDVFNVSVREERGTKRARRARAKGQIPAVLYGHGEANVLLSVDAVEVASAIRHGGHLIDLKGGVNESALIKAVQWDAMGIGVLHVDLTRVRKGEKVEVTVPIELHGFAPGAQQGGVVEQTLHEVKITCPVNKLPDKIEVNINQLQLGDVIHVSDLQLDSEIEVLEDAEAGVVNCHEPVVVQEEEGEGDSAEPEVIGHSDEDEGDES; encoded by the coding sequence ATGTCGGATGTTTTTAATGTTTCGGTTCGGGAAGAGCGTGGAACAAAACGCGCCCGACGGGCGCGGGCCAAAGGTCAGATTCCGGCCGTGCTGTACGGGCACGGTGAAGCGAACGTGTTGCTCAGCGTGGATGCTGTCGAGGTTGCTTCGGCGATCCGCCATGGCGGGCACCTGATCGACCTCAAGGGCGGCGTGAACGAGAGCGCCCTGATTAAAGCGGTGCAGTGGGATGCGATGGGCATTGGGGTCCTGCATGTCGACCTGACCCGCGTTCGCAAGGGCGAAAAGGTCGAAGTGACCGTTCCCATCGAATTGCACGGCTTTGCTCCTGGGGCCCAGCAGGGCGGCGTTGTCGAGCAGACGCTGCACGAAGTGAAGATTACCTGCCCGGTCAACAAACTGCCTGACAAGATCGAAGTCAATATCAACCAACTGCAGCTCGGCGATGTGATTCACGTCAGCGATCTGCAGCTGGATAGCGAAATCGAAGTTCTCGAAGACGCCGAAGCCGGCGTGGTCAATTGCCACGAGCCTGTCGTCGTCCAGGAAGAAGAAGGCGAAGGCGATTCGGCCGAACCCGAAGTTATCGGTCATTCGGACGAGGACGAAGGCGACGAAAGCTAG
- the pth gene encoding aminoacyl-tRNA hydrolase produces MKLIVGLGNPGSKYAGTRHNVGFDVVAALSGRYGVGSIKNQFKAEVQEAVVDQQKFLLVCPQTFMNKSGDSVRAALDFYKLEATEILVICDDFSLPLGRLRFRPQGSAGGQKGLADILRQVGVDSVPRLRFGIGAPPGRWDPADFVLSKFTAAERVDVEIDTARAADGAADWVRHGVEYCMNQYNGA; encoded by the coding sequence ATGAAATTGATTGTCGGACTGGGTAATCCCGGATCCAAGTATGCGGGGACTCGCCACAATGTCGGTTTCGATGTTGTGGCCGCATTAAGCGGTCGTTACGGCGTAGGTTCGATCAAAAATCAGTTCAAGGCGGAAGTACAAGAGGCCGTGGTCGACCAGCAGAAATTCCTGCTGGTCTGCCCGCAAACGTTTATGAATAAAAGCGGCGACAGCGTGCGTGCTGCGCTTGATTTTTACAAGCTGGAGGCGACGGAGATCCTGGTGATTTGCGACGACTTTAGCCTGCCGCTCGGCCGGTTGCGATTTCGTCCTCAGGGATCCGCCGGCGGGCAAAAGGGATTGGCCGACATTCTCCGCCAGGTGGGTGTCGATTCCGTACCGCGGTTGCGGTTCGGTATTGGGGCGCCGCCAGGCCGGTGGGACCCCGCAGATTTTGTACTCAGCAAGTTCACCGCTGCGGAACGCGTCGATGTCGAAATCGACACCGCTCGGGCGGCCGATGGGGCCGCCGACTGGGTTCGCCATGGCGTGGAATATTGCATGAACCAATACAACGGGGCCTGA
- the tkt gene encoding transketolase, with amino-acid sequence MTMSVGVKGIEQLAINTIRTLSMDAVQKAKSGHPGTPMALAPVAYALWNKVLSYDPAAPLWPARDRFVLSCGHASMLLYSLLHVAGVKAVDKKGNVLDELSITLDNIRNFRQLHSPCAGHPEFGHAAGIETTTGPLGQGCGNSVGMALAAKWFSAKYDRPGYDLFGHNVYVLCSDGDLMEGVSCEAASLAGHLKLSNLCWIYDNNHITIEGETDLAFNEDVAARFRGLGWSTIELGDANDLEALQQAFDQFDATDDKPTIIVLRSIIGYGSPNKANSHSAHGAPLGEAEIKLTKEAYGWPEDAQFLVPEEVLTHFAEGVGKRGAENRQNWEARFAEYKKEFAAEAAQLQAIWSGQLPAGWDAGLQQFPADEKGMATRVSSGKVLNMLAPNLPWLMGGSADLAPSTMTLLDDEEDFGPDNYSARNMHFGIREHGMASAMNGMSLSGLRPYGATFFVFTDYMRPPMRLASIMGQHVLYVLTHDSIGLGEDGPTHQPVEQLAACRAIPGMVVFRPGDANEVLEAYRTALQLSGRPTMMVLTRQNVPTLDRSKYGSVEGVSRGGYTLIDSEGEPQVILLGTGSETPICLQAYEKLTAAGVKTRVVSMPSCELFDEQDEAYRHSVLPPAVTARVAVEAGIKMGWERYLGEKGKFIGMSSFGASAPFDELYAYFGITPDHVVAAAKACL; translated from the coding sequence ATGACTATGTCTGTCGGCGTAAAGGGCATTGAGCAGTTAGCGATCAACACCATTCGCACGCTGTCAATGGACGCCGTGCAAAAGGCGAAAAGCGGCCACCCTGGCACGCCGATGGCCCTGGCTCCCGTCGCTTATGCGTTGTGGAACAAAGTGCTCAGCTACGATCCGGCCGCCCCGCTGTGGCCCGCCCGTGATCGCTTTGTGCTGTCCTGCGGCCATGCCTCGATGCTGCTGTATTCGCTGCTGCATGTGGCGGGCGTCAAAGCGGTCGACAAAAAGGGGAACGTCCTCGATGAATTGTCGATCACGCTCGACAACATCCGGAACTTCCGCCAACTGCATAGCCCGTGCGCGGGTCATCCGGAATTCGGCCATGCGGCTGGCATTGAAACGACCACCGGGCCGCTGGGCCAGGGTTGCGGCAACAGTGTCGGCATGGCGCTTGCCGCCAAGTGGTTCTCGGCCAAATACGATCGTCCCGGTTACGACCTGTTCGGCCATAACGTGTATGTGTTGTGCAGCGACGGCGACCTGATGGAAGGCGTCTCTTGCGAGGCCGCCTCGCTGGCGGGCCATCTGAAGCTGTCCAACCTCTGCTGGATCTACGACAACAACCACATCACCATCGAAGGCGAAACCGATCTGGCCTTCAATGAAGATGTGGCCGCCCGCTTCCGCGGCCTGGGTTGGAGCACGATCGAACTGGGCGACGCCAACGACCTCGAGGCCCTGCAGCAGGCGTTTGACCAGTTCGACGCCACCGACGACAAGCCGACGATCATCGTGCTTCGCAGCATCATCGGTTACGGCTCCCCCAACAAAGCCAACTCGCACAGCGCCCACGGCGCTCCCCTGGGCGAAGCCGAAATCAAACTCACCAAAGAAGCGTACGGCTGGCCCGAAGACGCCCAGTTCCTGGTCCCGGAAGAAGTCCTCACCCACTTCGCCGAAGGCGTGGGAAAGCGGGGCGCCGAGAACCGCCAGAACTGGGAAGCCCGCTTTGCCGAATACAAAAAAGAATTCGCCGCCGAGGCCGCACAGCTCCAGGCGATCTGGAGCGGTCAGCTGCCGGCTGGCTGGGACGCGGGGCTCCAGCAGTTCCCCGCCGACGAAAAAGGCATGGCGACGCGCGTCTCGTCGGGCAAGGTGCTCAACATGCTCGCCCCCAACCTGCCCTGGCTGATGGGCGGTTCGGCCGACCTGGCCCCGTCGACTATGACCCTGCTCGACGACGAGGAGGACTTCGGACCGGATAACTACTCCGCGCGGAACATGCACTTCGGCATCCGCGAGCACGGCATGGCGTCGGCCATGAACGGCATGTCGCTTTCCGGCCTGCGTCCTTACGGCGCGACCTTTTTCGTGTTTACCGATTACATGCGTCCCCCGATGCGGCTGGCCAGCATCATGGGCCAGCACGTGCTGTACGTGCTGACGCACGATTCCATCGGCCTGGGCGAAGACGGCCCGACCCATCAGCCGGTCGAGCAGCTGGCCGCCTGCCGCGCTATTCCCGGCATGGTGGTGTTCCGCCCCGGCGACGCCAACGAGGTGCTGGAAGCCTATCGCACCGCCCTGCAGTTGTCCGGCCGTCCGACCATGATGGTGCTCACCCGCCAGAACGTGCCGACCCTCGACCGCAGCAAGTACGGTTCCGTCGAAGGCGTCTCCCGCGGCGGCTATACCCTGATCGACAGCGAAGGCGAGCCGCAGGTGATCCTGCTGGGCACCGGGAGCGAAACGCCTATCTGTCTGCAGGCGTACGAAAAGCTAACCGCCGCCGGCGTCAAAACCCGCGTGGTCAGCATGCCCTCGTGCGAGCTGTTCGACGAACAGGACGAAGCGTACCGGCACAGCGTGTTGCCGCCGGCCGTTACGGCCCGCGTTGCCGTGGAAGCCGGCATCAAAATGGGCTGGGAACGCTACCTTGGCGAGAAGGGCAAGTTCATCGGCATGTCGTCGTTTGGCGCCTCGGCCCCGTTCGATGAGTTGTACGCCTACTTTGGCATCACGCCCGACCATGTGGTCGCCGCCGCCAAAGCTTGCCTTTAG
- the rplI gene encoding 50S ribosomal protein L9, with product MGTVRDKKRQQAKKFKRLPQGANGGVELLLIQSVEHLGKQGEVVEVKPGYAMNYLLPQGLATLATDHHKRMVEKHRAKLLEIEKARIADILTLSETLGKQSLTIEANANDEGHLYGSVGAPEIAAALKQANFNITTDQIRLDGPLKELGLYTIRIHLHKDVDSEVKVWVVPTVTEDDA from the coding sequence ATGGGAACCGTACGAGACAAAAAACGGCAACAGGCCAAAAAATTCAAGCGTTTGCCGCAAGGCGCGAACGGCGGCGTGGAACTGCTGCTGATCCAGTCGGTTGAGCACCTGGGTAAACAGGGCGAAGTCGTCGAGGTGAAGCCCGGCTATGCCATGAATTACCTGCTGCCCCAGGGGCTGGCCACGCTGGCGACCGACCATCACAAGCGCATGGTCGAGAAGCACCGGGCCAAACTGCTGGAAATCGAAAAGGCCCGTATCGCCGATATCCTCACGCTGTCCGAAACCCTCGGCAAGCAGAGCCTCACGATTGAAGCGAACGCCAACGACGAAGGCCATCTGTATGGTAGCGTCGGCGCCCCGGAAATCGCGGCCGCCCTCAAGCAGGCCAACTTCAACATCACCACCGACCAGATCCGGCTCGATGGTCCGCTGAAAGAACTCGGCCTGTACACCATCCGTATCCACCTGCACAAAGATGTGGATTCGGAAGTCAAGGTCTGGGTTGTTCCGACCGTGACCGAAGACGACGCCTGA
- a CDS encoding carbon storage regulator, with product MLSLPAVATVAVTLYLAMVLHLFLCVATMLVLSRKVGERIQIGDEIQITVVRVTSTGVRLGVETAPGAVVVRAELQDPNRQPPSVDPTQSMEHG from the coding sequence GTGCTATCTTTACCAGCGGTCGCTACTGTCGCTGTCACTTTGTATCTGGCGATGGTCCTCCACCTCTTTTTATGTGTGGCGACAATGCTTGTACTCAGCCGCAAAGTTGGTGAGCGAATTCAAATCGGCGATGAGATTCAGATCACCGTCGTCCGGGTAACCAGCACAGGCGTGCGTCTGGGAGTCGAAACGGCTCCCGGAGCGGTCGTGGTGCGGGCCGAACTGCAGGACCCCAATCGCCAGCCCCCGTCCGTCGATCCCACCCAGAGTATGGAACACGGTTAA
- the rpsF gene encoding 30S ribosomal protein S6: MAATVYEGMFILDSNHYARNPSGVSGKIEKMIQDRGGEILASRLWVEQKLAYPIEDHKKGTYWLTYFRMTGEQLKPLNRDCQLNEDVLRQLILKVDQRLVDTLVSHALGESTSTEEPAAEEGAEAAPAAVATEG; encoded by the coding sequence TTGGCTGCCACTGTGTATGAGGGAATGTTTATTCTCGACTCCAACCATTACGCCCGGAATCCCTCGGGCGTGTCGGGCAAGATCGAGAAAATGATCCAGGATCGCGGCGGTGAAATCCTCGCCAGCCGCCTGTGGGTCGAGCAGAAACTCGCGTACCCGATCGAAGATCACAAAAAAGGCACCTACTGGCTGACCTACTTCCGCATGACGGGCGAACAGCTCAAGCCGCTGAATCGCGACTGCCAGCTGAACGAAGATGTGCTGCGCCAGCTGATCCTGAAAGTCGACCAGCGACTGGTGGATACGCTCGTTTCGCACGCTTTGGGCGAGTCGACGTCGACCGAAGAACCGGCTGCCGAAGAAGGCGCCGAAGCCGCTCCGGCTGCTGTCGCCACCGAAGGCTAG